From a region of the Candidatus Binatia bacterium genome:
- a CDS encoding molybdopterin-dependent oxidoreductase yields the protein MATVKLKVDGREVEVEKGTNLVDAGKKAGIFMPHFCYHPGLPVVGVCRICLCAIEGRPKLVAGCATPAEEGMNVITKSKAVRDARAAVMEFLLIHHPLDCPMCDKGGECTLQDYTIAMGAAHTRFSFKKNTWPEEDVGGKLILNKNRCILCMRCVNLCADVAGQDEIAVIARGEETYIGTVGGRKIENELAGNIADICPVGALTSVDFRFESRPWELTNVKTICTLCSKGCNTVAGFHPRRNKVLRVTARENMDVNQWWICDRGRGQFHSVHDVVRISTPIYRSRTRGAAARPVAWADAIAQVAGAIKDAVARQGADSVGVISSAELSNEELFLAGRIFGPDGLGLSNFDFPERPQPPVVYPKFTIEGDKNPNTRGARLLGGTAGKRGRSVKEILTAAAEGRIGVLLFLRGGAPETFGDAALVARALDRAGLVVVMDFVASAVADLADWVLPGVSHFEKDGTYVNSQGRVQRARKVFTLRGDTREDWRVLQDLGSALGVLHENDPSPEMIFARIARTVPAFTGLSYSALGDRGAPLDTEAANVAVG from the coding sequence ATGGCGACCGTGAAGCTCAAGGTGGACGGCCGCGAGGTCGAGGTCGAGAAGGGGACCAACCTCGTCGACGCCGGCAAGAAGGCCGGAATCTTCATGCCCCACTTCTGCTACCACCCGGGGCTGCCGGTCGTGGGCGTCTGCCGCATCTGCCTCTGCGCGATCGAGGGGCGTCCCAAGCTGGTCGCGGGATGCGCCACGCCCGCCGAGGAGGGGATGAACGTCATCACCAAGTCCAAGGCCGTGCGCGACGCGCGCGCGGCGGTGATGGAGTTCCTGCTCATCCACCATCCGCTCGATTGCCCCATGTGCGACAAGGGCGGGGAGTGCACGCTCCAGGACTACACCATCGCCATGGGCGCCGCGCACACGCGGTTCTCGTTCAAGAAGAACACCTGGCCCGAGGAGGACGTGGGCGGGAAGCTCATCCTGAACAAGAATCGCTGCATCCTCTGCATGCGCTGCGTGAACCTGTGCGCCGACGTCGCGGGGCAGGACGAGATCGCGGTGATCGCGCGCGGCGAGGAGACCTACATCGGCACGGTGGGCGGCCGGAAGATCGAGAACGAGCTGGCGGGGAACATCGCCGACATCTGCCCGGTCGGAGCCCTGACCAGCGTGGACTTCCGTTTCGAGTCGCGCCCCTGGGAGCTCACGAACGTCAAGACGATCTGCACCCTCTGCTCCAAGGGGTGCAACACCGTCGCCGGCTTCCATCCGCGCCGGAACAAGGTCCTCCGCGTCACGGCGCGGGAGAACATGGACGTGAACCAGTGGTGGATCTGCGACCGCGGTCGCGGGCAGTTCCACAGCGTCCACGACGTGGTGCGGATCAGTACGCCGATCTACCGCTCGCGGACCCGGGGGGCCGCCGCGCGGCCGGTGGCCTGGGCCGACGCGATCGCCCAGGTCGCGGGCGCCATCAAGGATGCGGTCGCGCGCCAGGGAGCCGATTCGGTCGGCGTGATCTCCTCGGCCGAGCTCTCGAACGAGGAGCTGTTCCTGGCCGGGAGGATCTTCGGTCCGGACGGACTCGGGCTTTCCAACTTCGACTTCCCCGAGCGGCCGCAGCCGCCGGTGGTCTATCCCAAGTTCACGATCGAAGGGGACAAGAACCCCAACACGCGCGGCGCGCGCCTTCTCGGCGGCACCGCGGGGAAGCGCGGTCGCTCGGTCAAGGAGATCCTCACCGCGGCGGCCGAGGGGCGGATCGGCGTGCTCCTCTTCCTGCGCGGCGGAGCGCCCGAGACCTTCGGCGACGCGGCGCTCGTGGCGCGCGCGCTCGACCGGGCCGGCCTCGTGGTCGTGATGGACTTCGTGGCCTCGGCCGTGGCCGACCTCGCCGACTGGGTGCTGCCGGGCGTCTCCCATTTCGAGAAGGACGGCACCTACGTCAATTCTCAGGGGCGCGTGCAGCGCGCCCGGAAGGTGTTCACGCTGCGCGGCGACACCCGCGAGGACTGGCGGGTGCTCCAAGACCTGGGTTCCGCCCTGGGCGTGCTTCACGAGAACGATCCCTCGCCCGAGATGATCTTCGCCCGCATCGCCCGCACCGTGCCCGCGTTCACGGGCCTCTCGTATTCGGCTCTGGGGGACCGGGGTGCGCCGCTCGACACCGAGGCGGCGAACGTCGCCGTGGGGTAG
- the add gene encoding adenosine deaminase, protein MRRSTPRRRTSPWGSAPRRRELLRALPKTDLHVHLDGSLRPATLLELAAAQGAKLPFRTPRELSAAFARLASGVSLPEYLKAFDWTLAVLQDRASLERVAFELAEDAFMENVRYMEVRYCPALHTRKRLTMEETVEAVRAGLRRAERATGIRTGTIVCGIRHLSPRLSVRLADLASTYYGKGVVGFDLAGAEKDYPAKAHRRAFDHVKKRHVNITVHAGEAFGAASIDQALRYCGAHRIGHGTRLREDPDVLAFVRDHRIPLEMCLVSNVQTGAVRSLASHPFGRYLKAGLRVTVNTDNRLVSSTTMTDELERAVSTFRLTPADVRSVLINGFKSAFLPYEEKGALLRHALRDMDRILEEARSAGGEPSRDLL, encoded by the coding sequence GTGCGCCGCTCGACACCGAGGCGGCGAACGTCGCCGTGGGGTAGCGCCCCGCGGCGCCGCGAGCTTCTTCGCGCGCTCCCCAAGACCGACCTCCACGTCCACCTCGACGGCTCGCTGCGCCCGGCCACGCTCCTCGAGCTGGCGGCCGCGCAGGGAGCCAAGCTTCCGTTTCGCACGCCGCGCGAGCTCTCGGCCGCTTTCGCCCGCCTCGCCTCCGGAGTCAGCCTTCCCGAATACCTGAAAGCGTTCGACTGGACCCTGGCCGTCCTGCAAGACCGCGCCTCCCTCGAGCGCGTCGCCTTCGAGCTGGCCGAGGACGCGTTCATGGAGAACGTCCGGTACATGGAAGTGCGCTATTGCCCCGCGCTCCACACCCGGAAGCGCCTCACGATGGAGGAGACGGTGGAGGCGGTGCGGGCGGGGCTTCGCCGGGCCGAGCGGGCGACCGGGATCCGGACCGGAACCATCGTCTGTGGAATACGGCACCTCAGCCCGCGGCTCTCGGTGCGCCTCGCCGACCTGGCCTCGACCTACTACGGCAAGGGGGTCGTCGGCTTCGACCTCGCCGGGGCGGAGAAGGACTATCCGGCCAAGGCCCACCGCCGCGCGTTCGACCACGTGAAGAAACGGCACGTCAATATTACCGTCCACGCGGGAGAGGCCTTCGGCGCGGCGAGCATCGACCAGGCGCTGCGCTACTGCGGCGCCCACCGGATCGGCCACGGCACCCGCCTCCGCGAGGATCCCGACGTCCTCGCCTTCGTCCGGGACCATCGGATCCCGCTCGAGATGTGCCTGGTCTCGAACGTCCAGACCGGCGCCGTCCGGAGCCTGGCCAGCCACCCCTTCGGCCGCTATCTCAAGGCGGGGCTCCGAGTCACGGTGAACACCGACAACCGCCTCGTCTCCTCCACGACCATGACGGACGAGCTCGAGCGCGCGGTCAGCACCTTCCGGCTGACGCCGGCCGACGTCCGCTCCGTGCTGATCAATGGATTCAAATCGGCGTTCCTGCCGTATGAAGAGAAGGGAGCGCTGCTCCGGCACGCTCTTCGCGACATGGATCGAATTCTGGAAGAAGCGCGCTCGGCCGGGGGCGAACCCTCGCGCGACCTTCTGTGA
- a CDS encoding class I SAM-dependent methyltransferase has protein sequence MGRTSGPLNSLAGRLSPVPILQVATGFWASQALLTAVDLRVFTSLFGGAKSAAELSGELGADPNALEALLDANCALGFLQRNGDRYRNTEVSNAFLVEGSPGSYVDLVRFMRQPLFGVWQALRDTVKSGDSPVPPEAMDPTEVELARAFHNGAYATMMRVAEILDLEFSGFSRIVELGGHSGAGSLCLARRYPQLQATILDRAPFQPLAEEFIQSTKLEDRVRFRAGNPDEGCPGEEADLVLLPHILSRRSRAAIPGILQAVRASLRPGGALIVTEFLLEDGKAEPREAALFRLNVVASYGSKNAGGLTRSDLVGLLSDAGFTDVDMVGLPMFGITAITATRG, from the coding sequence ATGGGACGTACCTCCGGTCCGCTCAACTCCCTGGCCGGGCGTCTGAGCCCGGTCCCCATCCTCCAGGTTGCCACCGGTTTCTGGGCGAGCCAGGCCCTCCTGACCGCCGTGGACCTCCGCGTGTTCACCAGCCTGTTCGGCGGCGCCAAGTCGGCTGCCGAATTGTCAGGTGAGCTCGGCGCGGACCCCAACGCCCTCGAGGCCCTCCTCGACGCGAACTGCGCCCTGGGCTTCCTGCAGCGCAACGGCGACCGCTACCGGAACACCGAGGTGTCGAACGCCTTCCTGGTCGAGGGCTCGCCCGGCTCCTACGTCGACCTCGTCCGCTTCATGAGGCAGCCGCTCTTCGGCGTCTGGCAGGCCCTGCGCGACACGGTGAAGAGCGGCGATTCGCCCGTTCCTCCCGAGGCGATGGACCCGACGGAAGTCGAGCTGGCGCGCGCGTTTCACAACGGCGCCTACGCCACCATGATGCGCGTCGCCGAGATCCTGGACCTCGAATTCAGTGGCTTCTCGCGGATCGTCGAGCTGGGCGGCCACAGCGGCGCGGGCTCCCTCTGTCTCGCGCGCCGCTACCCGCAGCTCCAGGCCACCATCCTCGACCGGGCGCCGTTTCAGCCGCTGGCCGAGGAGTTCATCCAGTCGACGAAGCTGGAGGACCGGGTCCGCTTCCGCGCCGGCAACCCCGACGAGGGGTGCCCGGGGGAGGAGGCCGACCTCGTGCTCCTGCCGCACATCCTCTCTCGCCGCAGCCGCGCCGCCATTCCCGGCATCCTCCAGGCCGTGCGCGCGTCGCTGCGTCCCGGCGGCGCCCTGATCGTCACCGAGTTCCTCCTCGAGGACGGCAAGGCCGAGCCTCGCGAGGCGGCGCTTTTCCGGCTGAACGTGGTGGCGAGCTACGGCTCCAAGAACGCCGGAGGGCTCACCCGCTCCGATCTGGTCGGTCTCTTGAGCGACGCCGGATTCACCGACGTCGACATGGTGGGCCTGCCCATGTTCGGGATCACGGCGATCACCGCCACGCGGGGCTGA
- a CDS encoding MBL fold metallo-hydrolase, with translation MRIERFPVGPLDNNLYLLTPDPSRERSGTDAILVDPSLESLDTLRAIQARGITVKRILLTHAHIDHILMAKPFRDATGAPVWLHEGDRTLYELGPVQAEQMGLPWPGTAPIDHWIEDGEDCGLPGIDVKAIHTPGHSPGSVTFVTPAGLVAGDVLFRESVGRVDLPGGDWETLVRSIRGRLFAYDRGTTVYPGHGPTTTIGHEMKVNPFVGASATLQA, from the coding sequence GTGCGCATCGAGCGCTTCCCCGTCGGGCCGCTCGACAACAACCTCTACCTGCTCACACCCGATCCGTCCCGCGAGCGCTCCGGCACGGACGCGATCCTCGTGGATCCGTCGCTCGAGAGCCTGGACACGCTCCGCGCCATCCAGGCGCGCGGGATCACGGTGAAGCGGATCCTGCTCACGCACGCCCACATCGACCACATCCTCATGGCCAAGCCGTTCCGCGACGCGACCGGCGCGCCCGTCTGGCTGCACGAGGGGGACCGCACGCTGTACGAGCTGGGTCCCGTTCAGGCGGAGCAGATGGGGCTTCCGTGGCCGGGCACCGCGCCGATCGATCATTGGATCGAGGACGGCGAGGACTGCGGCCTTCCCGGCATCGACGTGAAGGCGATCCACACGCCGGGGCACTCCCCCGGCAGCGTGACCTTCGTCACCCCCGCGGGGCTCGTGGCGGGGGACGTGCTCTTCCGCGAGTCGGTGGGACGCGTGGATCTTCCGGGCGGCGACTGGGAGACGCTGGTCCGCTCGATCCGGGGACGCCTGTTCGCCTACGACCGCGGCACGACCGTCTACCCGGGACACGGCCCCACCACCACCATCGGCCACGAAATGAAGGTCAACCCGTTCGTCGGCGCGTCGGCAACCCTGCAGGCGTAG
- the bshC gene encoding bacillithiol biosynthesis cysteine-adding enzyme BshC: MLFPSALYRDFMNDFARVRLFYPCDFRDPAAAVAAARARDYPEARRAKTASILARQAETWGVLDASREALARFARADSVAVVSGQQPGLFGGPLYTLYKMLTAANLARSIEAATGVVAVPVFWIASDDHDFEEVRSTFVSDGAEEPTPLAYPAEAAPRGVSVSRVRFGPAVEALVRSAESVVPPSPFRESVLARLRAAYAPGRGFSEAFARFLAPLAAELGVLLFEASDEEAKAAALPVFEREVGLGGGSSAVAKERGEALEKAGYHAQIARAGNELNLFWHGREREAVRVTEAGGFRLAVSGQELSGSKLLALIRNRPADVSPGVLLRPLMQDHLFPTAAYVGGPAEVAYWAQVNALYPLFDLEPPAVAPRAGATLLEAKVARVLDRFHLDWRALAGDPETAVQAGLRALLPEDFGTLFERERGELEAVLERLRSAVTQFDPSLEAAVTTAGHRIERETEGLEKKLMHVWKRRQEESVQQIRRAHGHLFPRGHLQERTVSLLGYAARYGPALVARLRESLGAPGSHTLIPLGVSEE; this comes from the coding sequence CTGCTCTTTCCGAGCGCCCTCTACCGCGATTTCATGAACGATTTCGCGCGGGTGCGCCTGTTCTATCCCTGCGACTTCCGCGATCCGGCGGCCGCCGTGGCCGCCGCGCGCGCGCGCGACTATCCGGAAGCGCGCCGCGCGAAGACCGCGTCGATCCTGGCGCGCCAGGCCGAGACGTGGGGCGTCCTCGACGCCTCGCGCGAGGCGCTCGCGCGCTTCGCCCGCGCCGATTCGGTCGCCGTCGTGTCGGGGCAGCAGCCGGGACTGTTCGGCGGGCCGCTCTACACCCTCTACAAGATGCTGACCGCGGCGAACCTCGCCCGCTCCATCGAAGCCGCGACCGGCGTCGTCGCCGTGCCCGTGTTCTGGATCGCCTCCGACGATCACGATTTCGAGGAGGTCCGCTCGACGTTCGTGAGCGACGGGGCCGAGGAGCCGACGCCGCTCGCCTACCCGGCCGAAGCGGCGCCTCGCGGGGTCTCGGTGTCGCGGGTCCGGTTCGGCCCAGCCGTGGAGGCGCTGGTGCGCTCGGCGGAATCGGTCGTGCCTCCCTCGCCCTTTCGCGAATCGGTGCTCGCGAGGCTGCGGGCGGCGTATGCGCCGGGGCGCGGCTTCTCCGAGGCGTTCGCGCGCTTCCTGGCGCCGCTCGCCGCGGAGCTCGGGGTGCTGCTGTTCGAAGCCTCCGACGAGGAGGCGAAGGCCGCGGCGCTTCCGGTGTTCGAGCGCGAGGTGGGGCTCGGGGGCGGGAGCTCGGCCGTGGCGAAGGAGCGCGGCGAGGCGCTGGAGAAAGCCGGCTACCACGCGCAGATCGCGCGGGCCGGAAACGAGCTCAATCTCTTCTGGCACGGGCGCGAGCGGGAGGCGGTCCGCGTGACCGAGGCGGGCGGATTCCGGCTCGCGGTGAGCGGGCAGGAGCTCTCGGGGTCGAAGCTGCTCGCCCTGATCCGGAACCGCCCGGCCGACGTGAGCCCAGGCGTGCTGCTCCGGCCGCTCATGCAGGACCATCTCTTCCCGACCGCCGCCTACGTCGGCGGTCCGGCCGAGGTGGCCTACTGGGCGCAGGTGAACGCGCTCTATCCGCTGTTCGACCTGGAGCCTCCGGCGGTGGCGCCGCGCGCCGGGGCAACGCTCCTCGAGGCGAAGGTGGCGCGCGTCCTGGATCGCTTCCACCTCGACTGGCGGGCGCTGGCTGGCGATCCCGAGACCGCGGTGCAGGCGGGACTGCGCGCGCTCCTGCCGGAGGATTTCGGGACGCTCTTCGAGCGCGAGCGGGGCGAGCTGGAGGCGGTGCTCGAGCGGCTCCGCTCGGCGGTCACGCAGTTCGACCCCTCGCTCGAGGCGGCCGTGACCACGGCGGGGCACCGGATCGAGCGCGAGACCGAGGGGCTGGAGAAGAAGCTGATGCACGTCTGGAAGCGGCGCCAGGAGGAATCGGTGCAGCAGATCCGCCGCGCGCACGGTCATCTCTTCCCGCGCGGGCATCTCCAAGAGCGCACGGTATCGCTCCTGGGCTACGCCGCGCGGTACGGTCCGGCGCTGGTCGCGCGCCTGCGTGAATCGCTGGGCGCGCCGGGCAGCCACACGCTGATTCCGCTGGGGGTATCGGAAGAATGA
- the bshA gene encoding N-acetyl-alpha-D-glucosaminyl L-malate synthase BshA: protein MKIGITCYPTHGGSGVVATELGMELAKRGHEVHFISYQVPFRLKPDQDNVYFHEVQITTYPLFQYPPYTLALAAKMAEVADEAELDVLHAHYAIPHAICGYLARQIAKSTKLRMVTTLHGTDITLVGSDTSFRGLTTFGIDQSDGVTAVSEFLKRKTIEVFTPRQAIRVIPNFVDTERYAPRASSDCRRERYAKKGERILVHISNFRPSKRVSDAVRVFAAVRREVPAVLLMVGDGVERSQSREVAVELGVERHVRYLGQMDAVEDVLGCGDLFLLPSEHESFGLAALEAMSSGVPVIGTTAEGLPELIRPGETGYLLPVGDVEGMSRRAIEVLSDARKHEAMAAASRRIAVEKYEASSVIPLYENFYAETLGLPPRMPAHLAPPEGLA, encoded by the coding sequence ATGAAGATCGGGATCACCTGCTATCCGACGCACGGCGGCTCGGGCGTGGTCGCGACCGAGCTCGGGATGGAGCTCGCCAAGCGCGGGCACGAAGTGCACTTCATCTCCTACCAGGTCCCGTTCCGCCTGAAGCCCGACCAGGACAACGTCTACTTCCACGAGGTGCAGATCACCACGTATCCGCTGTTCCAGTACCCGCCCTACACGCTCGCGCTCGCGGCGAAGATGGCGGAGGTCGCGGACGAAGCGGAGCTGGACGTGCTGCACGCGCACTACGCCATCCCGCACGCCATCTGCGGCTACCTCGCCCGGCAGATCGCGAAGTCCACCAAGCTCCGCATGGTGACCACGCTCCACGGCACCGACATCACGCTGGTGGGCAGCGACACCTCGTTCCGCGGCCTGACCACGTTCGGCATCGACCAGAGCGACGGCGTGACCGCGGTCTCGGAGTTCCTGAAGCGGAAGACCATCGAGGTCTTCACCCCGCGCCAGGCGATCCGGGTGATCCCGAACTTCGTGGACACCGAGCGCTACGCCCCGCGCGCCTCCAGCGACTGCCGCCGCGAGCGGTACGCGAAGAAGGGGGAGCGCATTCTCGTCCACATCTCGAACTTCCGGCCGAGCAAGCGCGTCTCCGACGCCGTGCGCGTCTTCGCGGCGGTGCGCCGCGAGGTGCCCGCGGTGTTGCTCATGGTCGGCGACGGCGTGGAGCGCTCGCAGAGCCGCGAGGTGGCGGTCGAGCTGGGGGTGGAGCGCCACGTCCGCTACCTGGGGCAGATGGACGCGGTCGAGGACGTGCTCGGCTGCGGCGACCTCTTCCTGCTCCCGAGCGAGCACGAGAGCTTCGGCCTCGCCGCGCTGGAGGCGATGTCGAGCGGCGTTCCGGTGATCGGCACCACCGCCGAGGGGCTGCCGGAGCTGATCCGCCCCGGCGAGACCGGCTACCTGCTACCGGTGGGGGACGTCGAGGGGATGTCCCGCCGCGCGATCGAGGTCCTGAGCGACGCCAGGAAGCACGAGGCGATGGCCGCCGCCTCGCGGCGCATCGCCGTCGAGAAGTACGAGGCGAGCAGCGTCATCCCCCTGTACGAAAACTTCTACGCCGAAACGCTGGGTCTGCCGCCGAGGATGCCGGCCCACCTGGCCCCGCCGGAAGGACTCGCGTAG
- a CDS encoding carboxypeptidase-like regulatory domain-containing protein: MRTFTRTLTCIAWVAMSAISCGTMPTAPGERVTVTGLIQDRDGNPVSNAYISFQARSRLIPYGGSAVTDASGHYRIDVSEARYDVYVHALGFADAVVRDREISKDRRRLDYRFTGYWVTGALTGPNGTTLPGAEVYASGTTLAQPRVESGHYSVLLPAGSYDFHFRPGYGVLGLPEILVELSVSRDTTLDVAIDGNVVTGIVTGPGGGPLAGAEIYASSEHATVTQGTDLNGHYEIRVPTGSYLIRVMPPDALSFIASRQAVIPVSSPMTLDFDLSGTRWSGFVRLASDSTPVAGARVFATEGGYAASASASSDATGRFQLVVRTGGVYQIQTYVGNGSYHATPFSVEAGADSTFDIYLEPGSEIVSAGPLSMTAPPPSSRWRRP, from the coding sequence ATGCGCACCTTCACGCGCACCTTGACGTGCATCGCGTGGGTCGCGATGAGCGCGATCTCCTGCGGGACGATGCCGACCGCGCCGGGGGAACGGGTCACGGTCACCGGTCTGATCCAGGATCGGGACGGCAATCCGGTTTCGAATGCCTACATCTCGTTCCAGGCGCGATCCCGATTGATCCCGTACGGGGGCTCGGCGGTTACCGACGCGAGCGGCCACTACCGGATCGACGTGAGCGAGGCCCGCTACGACGTCTACGTTCACGCCCTGGGCTTCGCCGACGCGGTGGTCCGGGATCGGGAGATCTCGAAGGACCGCCGCCGCCTCGATTACCGGTTCACGGGGTACTGGGTGACCGGGGCCCTCACGGGTCCGAACGGCACCACGCTGCCGGGAGCCGAGGTCTACGCATCCGGGACCACGCTGGCTCAGCCGCGGGTGGAGTCCGGCCATTACTCCGTCCTTCTGCCGGCAGGCTCCTACGACTTCCACTTCCGGCCGGGGTACGGTGTCTTGGGGCTCCCGGAGATTCTCGTCGAGCTTTCGGTGTCCCGAGACACCACGCTCGACGTGGCGATCGACGGGAACGTGGTCACCGGCATCGTCACGGGTCCGGGGGGCGGCCCCCTTGCGGGAGCGGAGATCTACGCCAGCTCCGAGCACGCAACCGTGACCCAGGGGACCGATTTGAACGGGCACTACGAGATCCGGGTCCCGACGGGCTCGTACCTGATCCGGGTCATGCCTCCGGACGCGCTCTCGTTCATCGCGAGCCGGCAGGCGGTGATCCCGGTGAGTTCTCCCATGACGCTTGATTTCGACCTCTCCGGCACCCGCTGGAGCGGGTTCGTGCGGCTGGCAAGCGACTCCACTCCCGTCGCGGGCGCTCGCGTGTTCGCCACGGAGGGGGGCTACGCAGCCAGCGCGAGCGCCAGCTCGGACGCGACCGGAAGATTCCAACTCGTCGTCCGCACCGGCGGGGTCTATCAGATCCAGACGTATGTGGGGAATGGGTCCTATCACGCAACGCCGTTCTCCGTCGAGGCGGGAGCCGACTCGACGTTCGATATCTACCTGGAGCCCGGATCGGAGATCGTTTCGGCCGGCCCGCTCTCGATGACGGCCCCACCGCCGTCTTCAAGGTGGAGGCGGCCATGA